The Takifugu rubripes chromosome 3, fTakRub1.2, whole genome shotgun sequence genome contains a region encoding:
- the LOC101070879 gene encoding helicase ARIP4-like isoform X3 gives MDQSHSAPFSSENGAQGGDSDAWQCTPPQSTSPSGETPAHPPPSQPGSRPRSRPASQSPSPPSALTGTKKRSTKPAHIRRNIRKLLREHQLEAVTKAAQQDELERRRRLEQQRKQDFPTPALTKYKTGDVAKRASSSSATQQEARLAGQEVVCLNSSSEEQSKAAAPSSAPRQHKTDVICLSSSEDDPLASRGPTRGEGSEKSKRSGTHTDDAFNRPDAQGRVLVNLNHPSEEKDIFLLPQLARAIKPHQIGGIRFLYDNLIESVENFGNSSGFGCILAHSMGLGKTLQVISFIDILFRHTRAHTVLAIVPVNTLQNWLSEFNTWVPAPETLPPDTDPGLVAPRAFKVHILNDEHKNTATRAKVVEEWARDGGVLLMGYEMYRLLSLKKNYVAGRKKKNKKATGPVVINVDEEDRQQELLKGIEKALARPGPDVVICDEGHRIKNCHASTSHALKKIQTRRRVVLTGYPLQNNLIEYWCMVDFVRPDFLGTRQEFSNMFERPILNGQCVDSTPEDVQLMRYRSHVLHSLLEGFVQRRGHDVLRDQLPSKQEHVILVRLSPLQRALYTEFMNRFKEAGNTGWLSLNPLKAFSVCCKIWNHPDVLFEALQKENLVGDQDLDLDDITTTAPTRCLSTPNQKPKPPENPHPIGGLSLNQLQEKANQVITYEWAKDIMSDYKPGVLENSAKMVLLFHLIEESVRKGDKLLVFSQSLSTLTVIEDFLAKRPVPPSPKKDKPNQTWVRNINYYRLDGSTTVSERERLINQFNDPSNTSAWLFLLSTRAGCLGVNLIGANRVVVFDASWNPCHDAQAVCRVYRYGQRKPCHIYRLVCDFTLEKKIYDRQISKQGMSDRVVDDLNPVLTFTRREVESLLHFVEEVPDPSQVQLQPQDGLESVLRKALHFYPQLITKQPFPHESLLIDCKELKLSKDEKKAAKKGYEEEKRASVPYTRPSYAHYYPASDQSLTNIPAFSQRNWRPSPRAEEKSIGSVRPVPSTPVPMMPSQASSGSAPRDTSDASSLGGFPVHCLQKAGVFVQKIVTTTDLVIPGSNSSTDVQARITAGESIHIIRGTKGTYIRTSDGRIFAVRAANKPKPAEENAASFPAKTFQAPAEESAKVDNGLLSPERKQQQQPSDILPRPLSPDSPEIISELQRYTGVVGGPGDQTQNGTPSENQVQPNGSGNVNHHDASVTSVVQPNMDAAVAQDLRIGSKRKASSPPPEERPSKQHAAGKHSSASMASQGFPFSGGYGLPPLGINPSMLGGSLGLFMGAGAPYLQSPHTHPGESGYIYPDLFGFGGASAVPASSSSTTTATLSTASSTSTVSAPGAMPPYMLRPNLAAMAAMLPPGFPLSYSQSLAGLYAGSMLPGGLPGTAASPGLSGASYVSQYPPTSAPSSCSSSPSSFSSSARSEGHRAPVLVNGRNISSGCSSEDEGDVIKVRGE, from the exons ATGG ACCAGTCTCACAGCGCCCCCTTCAGCTCAGAGAATGGGGCTCAGGGAGGCGACTCGGACGCGTGGCAATGCACCCCTCCCCAATCTACCTCACCATCGGGAGAGACTCCGGCCCACCCGCCGCCCTCCCAGCCAGGATCTAGACCCCGTTCCAGGCCGGCAAGCCaaagcccctcccctccctcagcCCTCACCGGGACCAAGAAGAGGAGCACCAAACCAGCACACATAAGACGTAACATCAG GAAACTGCTGAGAGAGCATCAGTTGGAGGCAGTGACCAAGGCCGCCCAGCAGGACGAGCTAGAGAGGCGGCGGCGcctggaacagcagaggaagcaggatTTTCCCACACCGGCGCTGACTAAATACAAAACTG GCGATGTGGCGAAGCGCGCGTCCTCATCGTCCGCTACGCAGCAGGAAGCCCGCTTGGCcggacaggaagtggtctgcctgaacagcagcagtgaggagcagagcaagGCGGCCGCACCTTCCTCTGCTCCCAGGCAGCATAAAACAG ATGTGATCTGTCTGAGCTCCAGCGAGGACGACCCTCTGGCCAGCAGAGGGCCGACCAGGGGAGAGGGGAGCGAGAAGAGCAAGCGGAGCGGCACACACACCGACGACGCCTTCAACCGCCCGGACGCCCAGGGCAGGGTGCTGGTCAACTTGAACCATCCGTCCGAGGAGAAGGACATTTTCCTGTTGCCTCAGCTGGCCAGAGCCATCAAACCTCACCAG ATCGGCGGGATCCGTTTCCTGTACGACAACCTGATTGAGTCGGTGGAGAACTTCGGCAACAGCAGCGGGTTCGGCTGCATTCTGGCCCACAGCATGGGCCTCGGCAAGACGCTGCAGGTCATCTCCTTCATCGACATCCTGTTCCGACACACCCGGGCTCACACCGTGCTCGCAATCGTCCCC GTAAACACTTTACAAAATTGGCTGTCAGAGTTCAACACTTGGGTCCCGGCCCCTGAGACGCTACCGCCAGACACAGACCCGGGCCTGGTGGCCCCTCGCGCCTTTAAAGTTCACATCCTCAATGATGAACACAA GAACACAGCGACCAGGGCCAAGGTGGTGGAGGAGTGGGCACGGGATGGAGGGGTGCTGCTGATGGGCTACGAGATGTATCGCCTGCTGTCGCTGAAGAAGAACTATGTGGccggcaggaagaagaagaacaagaaggcGACGGGGCCTGTGGTCATCAACGTAGATGAAGAGGacaggcagcaggagctgctcaaAG GCATAGAGAAAGCTTTGGCCAGGCCCGGTCCCGATGTGGTGATCTGTGACGAAGGCCATCGGATCAAGAACTGTCATGCCAGCACGTCGCACGCTCTgaagaagatccaaaccagacggCGCGTGGTCCTGACAGGCTATCCCCTCCAGAACAACCTGATCGAGTACTGGTGCATGGTCGATTTTGTCCGCCCAGACTTCCTCG GCACACGGCAGGAGTTCAGCAACATGTTTGAACGGCCAATTCTGAACGGGCAGTGTGTGGACAGCACGCCCGAGGATGTCCAGCTGATGAGGTACAGGAGCCATGTTCTTCACAGCCTGCTGGAGGGCTTTGTGCAGAG ACGAGGTCACGATGTCCTGAGGGACCAGCTGCCCTCCAAACAGGAGCATGTGATCCTGGTGCGACTCTCCCCCCTGCAGAGGGCGCTCTACACCGAATTTATGAACCGCTTCAAAGAGGCAGGGAACACTGGATGGCTCAGCCTCAACCCACTGAAGGCTTTCTCTGTTTGCTgtaag ATTTGGAATCATCCAGACGTGCTGTTCGAGGCCTTGCAGAAGGAAAACCTGGTGGGCGACCAGGATTTAGACcttgatgacatcaccaccaCAGCTCCCACCCGGTGTCTCTCAACACCCAATCAAAAGCCCAAACCCCCAGAGAATCCACATCCCATCGGGGGGCTGAGtctgaaccagctgcaggagaaagcCAACCAGGTCATCACCTATGAATGG GCAAAGGACATCATGTCTGACTACAAACCTGGCGTCCTGGAGAACTCTGCCAAAATGGTGCTGCTGTTTCATCTGATAGAAGAGAGCGTGAGGAAGGGAGACAAACTCCTCGTCTTCAG TCAGAGTTTGTCCACACTGACGGTGATTGAGGATTTTCTCGCCAAGAGGCCAGTTCCTCCATCACCCAAGAAAGACAAACCGAACCAGACCTGGGTCCGCAATATCAACTACTACC GACTAGATGGGAGCACGACCGTTTCAGAAAGGGAGAGACTAATAAATCAATTCAATGATCCATCCAACACCTCAGCGTGGCTCTTCCTGCTGTCGACCAG GGCTGGTTGTTTGGGAGTAAACCTGATCGGAGCTAACCGTGTGGTGGTTTTCGATGCGTCCTGGAACCCTTGCCACGATGCCCAGGCCGTTTGTCGTGTCTACCGCTACGGTCAGAGGAAGCCTTGTCATATTTACCGGCTGGTGTGTGACTTCACCCTGGAGAAGAAGATCTACGACCGGCAAATTTCCAAACAGGGCATGTCTG ACCGGGTGGTGGACGACCTGAACCCAGTGTTGACCTTCACCAGGAGGGAAGTGGAGTCTCTTCTTCACTTTGTGGAGGAAGTGCCGGATCCCTCCCAGGTCCAGCTGCAACCCCAGGACGGCCTGGAGAGTGTCCTCAGGAAGGCACTGCACTTTTACCCTCAACTGATTACTAAG cAACCTTTCCCCCACGAGTCCCTGCTGATAGACTGCAAAGAGCTAAAGCTGAGCAAGGATGAGAAGAAGGCAGCCAAGAAGGGctatgaggaggagaagagggccTCTGTGCCTTACACACGTCCCTCTTACGCTCACTACTATCCTGCCAGCGACCAGAGCCTCACCAACATCCCTGCCTTCAGTCAGAGGAACTG GCGCCCGTCTCCTCGCGCTGAAGAGAAATCCATTGGCAGCGTCCGCCCCGTCCCGTCTACTCCAGTTCCCATGATGCCATCTCAGGCGTCTTCAGGCTCTGCCCCAAGAGACACTTCAGATGCATCCAGCCTTGGAGGGTTTCCTGTCCACTGCCTGCAAAAAGCCGGAGTATTTGTGCAGAAGATCGTCACCACCACCG ACCTGGTGATTCCAGGCAGCAACAGCTCGACAGACGTCCAGGCCAGAATCACCGCCGGGGAGAGCATCCATATCATCCGGGGGACCAAAG GGACATACATCAGGACCTCTGACGGACGTATTTTTGCTGTCAGGGCAGCTAATAAGCCCAAACCTGCAGAGGAAAATGCTGCATCTTTCCCAGCCAAAA CCTTCCAGGCTCCAGCAGAGGAGTCTGCCAAGGTGGACAACGGCTTGTTGTCACCtgaaaggaagcagcagcagcagccctctgACATCTTGCCCCGCCCTCTTTCCCCCGACAGCCCAGAGATCATCAGCGAGTTGCAGCGCTACACTGGGGTTGTGGGAGGTCCCGGGGATCAAACGCAGAACGGCACGCCTTCCGAAAATCAGGTGCAGCCTAACGGCAGCGGGAATGTGAACCACCACGATGCCTCTGTGACTTCTGTAGTTCAACCCAACATGGACGCTGCTGTTGCTCAAGACCTGAGGATCGGCTCTAAGCGTAAAGCCTCCAGCCCACCCCCAGAGGAGCGTCCCAGCAAGCAGCACGCTGCAGGAAAACACTCCTCAGCCTCTATGGCCTCACAAGGGTTCCCCTTCTCGGGAGGGTACGGCCTACCTCctctgggcatcaacccctccatGCTGGGAGGGTCTCTTGGGCTTTTCATGGGGGCTGGCGCGCCTTATCTCCAGTCCCCTCACACCCACCCGGGGGAGTCCGGTTACATCTACCCAGACCTGTTTGGCTTCGGGGGAGCTAGCGCAGTCCccgcctcctcttcttcaacaACCACCGCTACGCTGTCGACAGCTTCCTCAACATCAACAGTCAGTGCTCCCGGAGCCATGCCGCCATATATGCTTCGACCCAATCTGGCAGCCATGGCTGCAATGCTCCCGCCCGGCTTCCCTCTGTCCTACAGCCAGTCTCTGGCTGGCCTCTATGCTGGATCCATGCTCCCCGGAGGGCTGCCGGGAACCGCTGCCTCCCCCGGTCTGTCTGGGGCCAGCTATGTCTCCCAGTACCCACCCACCTCAGCCCCTAGCTCGTGCtcatcttccccctcctccttctcttcatcGGCACGGTCCGAGGGCCACAGGGCCCCCGTGCTGGTGAACGGCAGGAATATtagcagcggctgcagctccGAGGATGAGGGCGATGTCATTaaggtgagaggagagtga
- the LOC101070879 gene encoding helicase ARIP4-like isoform X1, with the protein MSGVEQEMTEAGGIYDSGGDEEATSDQSHSAPFSSENGAQGGDSDAWQCTPPQSTSPSGETPAHPPPSQPGSRPRSRPASQSPSPPSALTGTKKRSTKPAHIRRNIRKLLREHQLEAVTKAAQQDELERRRRLEQQRKQDFPTPALTKYKTGDVAKRASSSSATQQEARLAGQEVVCLNSSSEEQSKAAAPSSAPRQHKTDVICLSSSEDDPLASRGPTRGEGSEKSKRSGTHTDDAFNRPDAQGRVLVNLNHPSEEKDIFLLPQLARAIKPHQIGGIRFLYDNLIESVENFGNSSGFGCILAHSMGLGKTLQVISFIDILFRHTRAHTVLAIVPVNTLQNWLSEFNTWVPAPETLPPDTDPGLVAPRAFKVHILNDEHKNTATRAKVVEEWARDGGVLLMGYEMYRLLSLKKNYVAGRKKKNKKATGPVVINVDEEDRQQELLKGIEKALARPGPDVVICDEGHRIKNCHASTSHALKKIQTRRRVVLTGYPLQNNLIEYWCMVDFVRPDFLGTRQEFSNMFERPILNGQCVDSTPEDVQLMRYRSHVLHSLLEGFVQRRGHDVLRDQLPSKQEHVILVRLSPLQRALYTEFMNRFKEAGNTGWLSLNPLKAFSVCCKIWNHPDVLFEALQKENLVGDQDLDLDDITTTAPTRCLSTPNQKPKPPENPHPIGGLSLNQLQEKANQVITYEWAKDIMSDYKPGVLENSAKMVLLFHLIEESVRKGDKLLVFSQSLSTLTVIEDFLAKRPVPPSPKKDKPNQTWVRNINYYRLDGSTTVSERERLINQFNDPSNTSAWLFLLSTRAGCLGVNLIGANRVVVFDASWNPCHDAQAVCRVYRYGQRKPCHIYRLVCDFTLEKKIYDRQISKQGMSDRVVDDLNPVLTFTRREVESLLHFVEEVPDPSQVQLQPQDGLESVLRKALHFYPQLITKQPFPHESLLIDCKELKLSKDEKKAAKKGYEEEKRASVPYTRPSYAHYYPASDQSLTNIPAFSQRNWRPSPRAEEKSIGSVRPVPSTPVPMMPSQASSGSAPRDTSDASSLGGFPVHCLQKAGVFVQKIVTTTDLVIPGSNSSTDVQARITAGESIHIIRGTKGTYIRTSDGRIFAVRAANKPKPAEENAASFPAKTFQAPAEESAKVDNGLLSPERKQQQQPSDILPRPLSPDSPEIISELQRYTGVVGGPGDQTQNGTPSENQVQPNGSGNVNHHDASVTSVVQPNMDAAVAQDLRIGSKRKASSPPPEERPSKQHAAGKHSSASMASQGFPFSGGYGLPPLGINPSMLGGSLGLFMGAGAPYLQSPHTHPGESGYIYPDLFGFGGASAVPASSSSTTTATLSTASSTSTVSAPGAMPPYMLRPNLAAMAAMLPPGFPLSYSQSLAGLYAGSMLPGGLPGTAASPGLSGASYVSQYPPTSAPSSCSSSPSSFSSSARSEGHRAPVLVNGRNISSGCSSEDEGDVIKVRGE; encoded by the exons ATGTCGGGAGTGGAGCAGGAGATGACGGAAGCGGGAGGGATCTACGACAGCGGTGGGGATGAAGAGGCGACATCTG ACCAGTCTCACAGCGCCCCCTTCAGCTCAGAGAATGGGGCTCAGGGAGGCGACTCGGACGCGTGGCAATGCACCCCTCCCCAATCTACCTCACCATCGGGAGAGACTCCGGCCCACCCGCCGCCCTCCCAGCCAGGATCTAGACCCCGTTCCAGGCCGGCAAGCCaaagcccctcccctccctcagcCCTCACCGGGACCAAGAAGAGGAGCACCAAACCAGCACACATAAGACGTAACATCAG GAAACTGCTGAGAGAGCATCAGTTGGAGGCAGTGACCAAGGCCGCCCAGCAGGACGAGCTAGAGAGGCGGCGGCGcctggaacagcagaggaagcaggatTTTCCCACACCGGCGCTGACTAAATACAAAACTG GCGATGTGGCGAAGCGCGCGTCCTCATCGTCCGCTACGCAGCAGGAAGCCCGCTTGGCcggacaggaagtggtctgcctgaacagcagcagtgaggagcagagcaagGCGGCCGCACCTTCCTCTGCTCCCAGGCAGCATAAAACAG ATGTGATCTGTCTGAGCTCCAGCGAGGACGACCCTCTGGCCAGCAGAGGGCCGACCAGGGGAGAGGGGAGCGAGAAGAGCAAGCGGAGCGGCACACACACCGACGACGCCTTCAACCGCCCGGACGCCCAGGGCAGGGTGCTGGTCAACTTGAACCATCCGTCCGAGGAGAAGGACATTTTCCTGTTGCCTCAGCTGGCCAGAGCCATCAAACCTCACCAG ATCGGCGGGATCCGTTTCCTGTACGACAACCTGATTGAGTCGGTGGAGAACTTCGGCAACAGCAGCGGGTTCGGCTGCATTCTGGCCCACAGCATGGGCCTCGGCAAGACGCTGCAGGTCATCTCCTTCATCGACATCCTGTTCCGACACACCCGGGCTCACACCGTGCTCGCAATCGTCCCC GTAAACACTTTACAAAATTGGCTGTCAGAGTTCAACACTTGGGTCCCGGCCCCTGAGACGCTACCGCCAGACACAGACCCGGGCCTGGTGGCCCCTCGCGCCTTTAAAGTTCACATCCTCAATGATGAACACAA GAACACAGCGACCAGGGCCAAGGTGGTGGAGGAGTGGGCACGGGATGGAGGGGTGCTGCTGATGGGCTACGAGATGTATCGCCTGCTGTCGCTGAAGAAGAACTATGTGGccggcaggaagaagaagaacaagaaggcGACGGGGCCTGTGGTCATCAACGTAGATGAAGAGGacaggcagcaggagctgctcaaAG GCATAGAGAAAGCTTTGGCCAGGCCCGGTCCCGATGTGGTGATCTGTGACGAAGGCCATCGGATCAAGAACTGTCATGCCAGCACGTCGCACGCTCTgaagaagatccaaaccagacggCGCGTGGTCCTGACAGGCTATCCCCTCCAGAACAACCTGATCGAGTACTGGTGCATGGTCGATTTTGTCCGCCCAGACTTCCTCG GCACACGGCAGGAGTTCAGCAACATGTTTGAACGGCCAATTCTGAACGGGCAGTGTGTGGACAGCACGCCCGAGGATGTCCAGCTGATGAGGTACAGGAGCCATGTTCTTCACAGCCTGCTGGAGGGCTTTGTGCAGAG ACGAGGTCACGATGTCCTGAGGGACCAGCTGCCCTCCAAACAGGAGCATGTGATCCTGGTGCGACTCTCCCCCCTGCAGAGGGCGCTCTACACCGAATTTATGAACCGCTTCAAAGAGGCAGGGAACACTGGATGGCTCAGCCTCAACCCACTGAAGGCTTTCTCTGTTTGCTgtaag ATTTGGAATCATCCAGACGTGCTGTTCGAGGCCTTGCAGAAGGAAAACCTGGTGGGCGACCAGGATTTAGACcttgatgacatcaccaccaCAGCTCCCACCCGGTGTCTCTCAACACCCAATCAAAAGCCCAAACCCCCAGAGAATCCACATCCCATCGGGGGGCTGAGtctgaaccagctgcaggagaaagcCAACCAGGTCATCACCTATGAATGG GCAAAGGACATCATGTCTGACTACAAACCTGGCGTCCTGGAGAACTCTGCCAAAATGGTGCTGCTGTTTCATCTGATAGAAGAGAGCGTGAGGAAGGGAGACAAACTCCTCGTCTTCAG TCAGAGTTTGTCCACACTGACGGTGATTGAGGATTTTCTCGCCAAGAGGCCAGTTCCTCCATCACCCAAGAAAGACAAACCGAACCAGACCTGGGTCCGCAATATCAACTACTACC GACTAGATGGGAGCACGACCGTTTCAGAAAGGGAGAGACTAATAAATCAATTCAATGATCCATCCAACACCTCAGCGTGGCTCTTCCTGCTGTCGACCAG GGCTGGTTGTTTGGGAGTAAACCTGATCGGAGCTAACCGTGTGGTGGTTTTCGATGCGTCCTGGAACCCTTGCCACGATGCCCAGGCCGTTTGTCGTGTCTACCGCTACGGTCAGAGGAAGCCTTGTCATATTTACCGGCTGGTGTGTGACTTCACCCTGGAGAAGAAGATCTACGACCGGCAAATTTCCAAACAGGGCATGTCTG ACCGGGTGGTGGACGACCTGAACCCAGTGTTGACCTTCACCAGGAGGGAAGTGGAGTCTCTTCTTCACTTTGTGGAGGAAGTGCCGGATCCCTCCCAGGTCCAGCTGCAACCCCAGGACGGCCTGGAGAGTGTCCTCAGGAAGGCACTGCACTTTTACCCTCAACTGATTACTAAG cAACCTTTCCCCCACGAGTCCCTGCTGATAGACTGCAAAGAGCTAAAGCTGAGCAAGGATGAGAAGAAGGCAGCCAAGAAGGGctatgaggaggagaagagggccTCTGTGCCTTACACACGTCCCTCTTACGCTCACTACTATCCTGCCAGCGACCAGAGCCTCACCAACATCCCTGCCTTCAGTCAGAGGAACTG GCGCCCGTCTCCTCGCGCTGAAGAGAAATCCATTGGCAGCGTCCGCCCCGTCCCGTCTACTCCAGTTCCCATGATGCCATCTCAGGCGTCTTCAGGCTCTGCCCCAAGAGACACTTCAGATGCATCCAGCCTTGGAGGGTTTCCTGTCCACTGCCTGCAAAAAGCCGGAGTATTTGTGCAGAAGATCGTCACCACCACCG ACCTGGTGATTCCAGGCAGCAACAGCTCGACAGACGTCCAGGCCAGAATCACCGCCGGGGAGAGCATCCATATCATCCGGGGGACCAAAG GGACATACATCAGGACCTCTGACGGACGTATTTTTGCTGTCAGGGCAGCTAATAAGCCCAAACCTGCAGAGGAAAATGCTGCATCTTTCCCAGCCAAAA CCTTCCAGGCTCCAGCAGAGGAGTCTGCCAAGGTGGACAACGGCTTGTTGTCACCtgaaaggaagcagcagcagcagccctctgACATCTTGCCCCGCCCTCTTTCCCCCGACAGCCCAGAGATCATCAGCGAGTTGCAGCGCTACACTGGGGTTGTGGGAGGTCCCGGGGATCAAACGCAGAACGGCACGCCTTCCGAAAATCAGGTGCAGCCTAACGGCAGCGGGAATGTGAACCACCACGATGCCTCTGTGACTTCTGTAGTTCAACCCAACATGGACGCTGCTGTTGCTCAAGACCTGAGGATCGGCTCTAAGCGTAAAGCCTCCAGCCCACCCCCAGAGGAGCGTCCCAGCAAGCAGCACGCTGCAGGAAAACACTCCTCAGCCTCTATGGCCTCACAAGGGTTCCCCTTCTCGGGAGGGTACGGCCTACCTCctctgggcatcaacccctccatGCTGGGAGGGTCTCTTGGGCTTTTCATGGGGGCTGGCGCGCCTTATCTCCAGTCCCCTCACACCCACCCGGGGGAGTCCGGTTACATCTACCCAGACCTGTTTGGCTTCGGGGGAGCTAGCGCAGTCCccgcctcctcttcttcaacaACCACCGCTACGCTGTCGACAGCTTCCTCAACATCAACAGTCAGTGCTCCCGGAGCCATGCCGCCATATATGCTTCGACCCAATCTGGCAGCCATGGCTGCAATGCTCCCGCCCGGCTTCCCTCTGTCCTACAGCCAGTCTCTGGCTGGCCTCTATGCTGGATCCATGCTCCCCGGAGGGCTGCCGGGAACCGCTGCCTCCCCCGGTCTGTCTGGGGCCAGCTATGTCTCCCAGTACCCACCCACCTCAGCCCCTAGCTCGTGCtcatcttccccctcctccttctcttcatcGGCACGGTCCGAGGGCCACAGGGCCCCCGTGCTGGTGAACGGCAGGAATATtagcagcggctgcagctccGAGGATGAGGGCGATGTCATTaaggtgagaggagagtga